A stretch of DNA from candidate division Zixibacteria bacterium HGW-Zixibacteria-1:
CAGCACCGGGCGCGGCTTGATATGACCCAGGAGGATCTGGCAAAAAAGGTCGGCGTTCGGCGACAGACAATTCTGTCGATTGAGAAGGGTCAGTATAATCCATCGGCGCTATTGGCTTTTCAAATTGCGAGGGCGCTCGGGATGCGCGCCGATGAGCTGTTTGAACTGATCGAACAGGAGGGAGAGCAATGAAAACCGAAATGGACGCCATGAAAATGGATGAGCGTCAGCGATTGTGCTGGTACAAGGCCAACCGGGCCCTGATATTTTTCATATTTATTGTCTGGGTGTTTATGATTGCCAGCGAGTTCAACAACGGCCGGATACCTTACTTCCTTCTTATCATGATCCCGGTCTTCGCACTGGCGCGGTTTGTATTTTACAAATTCTATGCGCGGAAGGAATGACTTGGTCTTCCCCTAAAAAAATGGACACATAGTTAAGATAGGGTAGCCGCCCGTTCGAAGTCAACTGGATTTTTAAAACCCAGGCTCGAATGACGGC
This window harbors:
- a CDS encoding transcriptional regulator → MVILKNHIKQHRARLDMTQEDLAKKVGVRRQTILSIEKGQYNPSALLAFQIARALGMRADELFELIEQEGEQ